CGGCGGTTTGCCACAGAATGCGCGCATCACCAACATCTCGTGGAGTCGCGACGGACAATACATTGCCTTTGTACACACAACCTCCACAGGGCTGGAGCTTTGGGTGGTTGAAGTAAGTACAGCCACTGCCCGCCGATTGGCCGATGGCCTCAACGGCGCCATGGGTGATACTTACACATGGTTGTCCGAAAATAAGTTGCTCTTCGCGGCCACACTTGCCAATCGGGGAGAGGCACCAGTGAGGCCGGCTGTGGCCACCGGGCCTGTAGTGCAGGAAAACATCGGGCGCCAGGCTGCTGTGCGCACCTTTCAGGATATGTTGCGCGACGCGTTCGACGAAGCCATTTTTGAGTATTATGCCAGCGCACGTTTGATGGTTTGCGACATTGACGGCAACAAACATCAGTTAGGCGAAGAAGGTCTGATCACCAGTTTCAGCCCCTCTCCCGACGGCAACTATGTTGTGCTGACATACCTGCAAAAGCCATTCTCCTACATTGTGCCATATCAGCGTTTTCCGCAGCGCGTGGTGTTGATTGATAAACAGGGAAATCTGGTCCGTACTTTGGCCGAAGTGCCGATGGCCGACAACCTGCCCCTTGGCTTTGGCGCTGTTAGGACCGGTGCGCGCAGTCACCAGTGGCGTGCCGATCAACCTGCCAGCCTTTACTGGGTAGAAGCCCTCGATGGGGGTGACCCGGCCCGCCAGACGGATTTCAGGGATCAGGTTTATTTTCTTTCAGCGCCATTTGAAGGCGAGGCATATAAGGCTTTTGCCCTAAAGTGGCGTTTTGGCGGTATCATCTGGGGGCATGATACCCTGGCTCTCGTGAACGAAATGTGGCCACGCACACGCCTGGTTAGGCTGATGACTTTCAATCCTTCGCAACCCACCAGGCAACCGAGATTGATTTGGGAACGCAGTTCGGAGGACAGGTACAACAATCCCGGCCGACCACAAACCATTCAGGGGCCTTTCGGACAACAGGTGCTGATGCTCGATAAAAGTGGTGGCAAAATGTTTCTTTTCGGCCAGGGAGCCTCACCTGAGGGCGACCGTCCGTTTGTGGACCAGTACGATTTGCGCACCGGACAATCGCAACGGTTATGGCAAAGTCGGCCACCATGGTACGAAAATCCGGTAGCCATCGTTAATCCCTCAAGGGGTAGCCTGATAATCAGGCGTGAGTCGAACGAGGTGCAACCAAATTTTTACCTGACCGAGCTAAAAAGCCGGAGACTGAGGCAACTCACCAGCTTTTCCGACCCTATGCCTCAACTGAAACGCTTGAACAAACAAATGATACATTACCAACGAGCCGATGGGGTGCCACTTTCGGGCATGCTGTATTTGCCCCCGGATTTCAAACCCGGTTCCGACAAGCCTTTGCCCGCCATCCTTTGGGCATATCCTCAGGAATTTAAGTCAGGCGATGCAGCTGGCCAGGTGAGCGGTTCGCCATATACTTATACACGAATCGGTGCCACCTCAGTGGTAATGTTGGCAACCCAGGGCTATGCTGTGCTCGATAATGCAAGTTTTCCCATAGTAGGCGAGGGCGATAAGGAACCTAACGACACCTTTGTGGAGCAGCTGGTGGCCAATGCCGAGGCCGCCATCAACAAACTGGTTGAAATGGGGGTGGCCGACAGGGACCGCATTGCCGTTTCGGGGCATTCCTACGGTGCATTTATGACAGCTAACCTGCTCACGCACAGCAACCTTTTTGCTGCAGGCATAGCCCGCAGTGGTGCATACAACCGCACCCTCACTCCATTTGGATTTCAAGGCGAGGAACGCACCTACTGGCAGGCCATGGAGACGTATCATAAGATGTCGCCATTTATGTTTGCCGATAAAATGAAAACTCCGCTTCTGCTGATTCATGGTGCCGACGACAACAATTCGGGCACATTTCCCATTCAAAGCGAAAGGTATTACGATGCCCTCCGCGGACATGGGGCCACGGTGCGCCTGGTCATGCTGCCCCACGAGAGCCATGGCTATGCCGCACGTGAATCGGTATTGCATATGCACTGGGAATGGCTGCAATGGTTGGATACGTACGTGAAAAACCGCACAAAATCAACTCCCTGAGAACCGGACATTACCCCTCGCAATCCTGATCCGGTGGGCTTAAGAGAAGGAAAACCTACCGCCCCTGGCGGGCACCTCCGCCTTAGGCGGATATGATCCCAACGCCGGTAAAAACAAAAAACCCGCTGCTTTCGCAGTGGGCTTCTTTCTTGTAGCGGGGGCAGGATTCGAACCTACGACCTTTGGGTTATGAGCCCAACGAGCTGCCTCTGCTCCACCCCGCAGTGTTTAACCTCTTTTAAAAGGGACTGCAAAATTAATTTTCGTTTCTTTGCAAAGCAAGTTTTTTAAGAAATTTTTTCATGAGTCACAAAGCCGGCTACGTCAATATCATTGGAAATCCCAATGTTGGAAAGTCAACCCTGATGAATATGCTGGTTGGCGAAAAGCTGTCGATAATCACTTCAAAGGCACAAACCACGCGTCATCGCATCCTGGGGATTGTTAACGATGACGACTACCAGATCGTTTTTTCCGACACCCCGGGCATCATCCACAAGCCGGCCTATAAGATGCACGAAGTGATGAACAGCTTCGTCAATACCGCCCTCATCGATGCCGACATCATCCTGTTTGTGGTTGATGTTACCGAAAAGACCGACCACAGCCAGACCATTAAACGCATTTCCGATACAGGAGTAAAGGTAATTGTTGCCCTCAACAAAGTGGATCTCATCACACAGGAGCAGGTGCAACAGCTCATCGCCCACTGGCAGCAGCTCATGCCCGGTGCAATCGTTGTGCCTGTAGCCGCTGCACATGGCTACAACATCGAGACCATCCGTCAGCACATTCTGGAGCTCCTTCCCGAGTCGCCCCCATATTTTCCAAAGGATGAACTCACCGACAAAAGCATGCGCTTTTTTGTGTCGGAGATCATCCGCGAGAAAGTGTTGCTCAACTACAAGCAGGAGATTCCCTATGCGGTTGAGGTAGCTGTGGAGAGCTACGAAGAAAGTGAAAGCCTCATCCGCATCAAGGCATTCCTGTTTGTGGCCCGCGAGTCGCAAAAGGCCATCATCATAGGCAAAGGGGGCGAAGCCATCAAAAAAGTGGGTATTCAGGCCCGACAGGATATTGAGGCTTTTGTCGGTAAAAAGGTGTTTCTGGAGCTCAGCGTGAAAGTGGTGAAAGACTGGCGCGACAACGAAAAAATCCTGAAGCGATTTGGTTACGAGCCCAATATGTGATTGAAAGTTAGGAGAATATGAGTATTGTAGCAATTGTAGGCCGGCCCAATGTCGGGAAGTCAACCCTTTTCAACCGCCTGGTGCAGTCGCGCCGGGCTATAGTGGAAGAAACAGCAGGCGTGACCCGCGACCGCCATTACGGCAGCAGCGACTGGAATGGGCGCAACTTTTCGGTTATCGACACCGGCGGTTATGTGCATGGTTCCGACGATATTTTTGAGGCCGAGATCCGCAAACAGGTGCAACTGGCCATTGACGAGGCCGACCTGATTTTGTTTGTGGTCGATGCCATAACCGGCATCCACCCACTCGATGAAGATGTGGCAACCATGCTCCGCAAAACTACCAAACCGGTGATGCTGGTGGTAAATAAAAGCGACAACAGTGCACGACTGAACGACGCACAGGAGTTTTATGCCCTCGGACTGGGCGAGATATTTCCGGTTTCGGCCATCAATGGAAGCGGTACGGGCGAGTTGCTCGACAAATTGGTTGAGATGCTTCCACCCGGCGAGCCGGAAGACCTGTCTGAAATTCCCAGAATAACTGTTGCAGGTCGGCCCAATGTGGGTAAATCGTCGCTGGTGAACACCCTTCTGGGCACCGAGCGCAATATCGTAACCCCCATAGCCGGCACCACCCGCGATGCCATCGACACCCGCGTAAAGCAGTTCGGAATGGACTTCATTCTGGTAGATACTGCCGGTATTCGGCGCAAGACAAAGGTTTCGGAAAATATCGAGTTCTACTCCGTGATGCGTTCCATCCGGGCCATCGAAAGCAGCGATGTGGTTATCCTGATGATTGACGCCACCGCCGGCCTCGAGGCACAAGACCTTAACATCCTGCGACTTGTAGTAAAAAACCGCAAAGGACTGGTGCTGGTGGCCAACAAATGGGACCTGGTAGAAAAAGAGTCGAACACGCTCAAACAATACGAAAATCAGATTCGTGAACGCCTGGCACCGTTTACCGATGTGCCGGTGGTCTTTACCTCAGTCATCGAAAAGCAACGTGTGCTCAAAGCCTTGCAGGAGGCCATGCGTGTGTACGAAAACCGCAAACGGCGCATCCCTACCTCCGAACTCAACGATGCCATGCTGCCCGTGATTGAGGCTGCTCCTCCACCGGCTACCGGTAGGGGTCAGTACATCAAAATCAAATATGTCACCCAACTGAAAACCCCTACCCCGCAGTTTGCCTTTTTCTGCAACTATCCCAGCGAAGTCAAGGAAAGCTACAAGCGATTCATTGAGAATAAGTTGCGCGAAAAATGGGACTTCTGTGGCGTGCCCCTTGAAATTTATTTCCGCGAGAAATGAACGACGATGTACGTATTGATAAATGGCTCTGGGTGGTCAGGCTGTTCAAAACACGCACCCAGGCCGGCGAAGCCTGCCGCGGTGGTAAAGTGAAAATTGGCGGTCAGTCGGTGAAACCCTCACGCGAAATCAAGGTGGGCGACATCATCGAACTCCAATGGAACCACATCAACCGCAAGGTACAGGTTAAACAATTGGGAACCAACAGGGTAGGAGCGGCCCTGGTGGAAAACTTTATGACCGACCTCACCCCAAAGGAAGAATACGAACGCCTGGAGCTGATGCGCCAGTTCAAAGCCGAACACCGGCCCCGGGGCACCGGCAGACCTACTAAAAAAGAACGTCGCATTATCGACCGCATCAAAGACACAGAATCATGAACCGGGCAATAGTTGCATTGCTTTTCGTGCTGGCCACGCTGGAGTTGTCGTGCCAGACGCACAAGCGGCTGCGAAAAACCGACGTTCACACCGTGGCATTTTACAATGTCGAAAACCTTTTCGACACCATCGACGACCTGCACACCCGCGACGAGGAATTCCTGCCTGCCGCACGAGTGGCCTGGAACACACAACGATATATGCGTAAACTCAACAACATCGCGCAGGTGATTGCCTCCATGGATACCCTTGATTTTCCGCATATCCTCGGCCTGGCCGAAGTGGAAAACAAGAATGTACTTAACGACCTGGTTGCGCAGCCACACCTTGCCAAAGCTGGTTACCAGATCATCCACGAGGACGACGATGATCCCCGTGGCATAGAGGTGGCCTTGCTTTACAGAGGCAGTTATTTCAAGCCTGTTTCGCATCAAGCCATTGAATTTCAGGATAGTGTGCCCGAACGCCATATCCTTTATGCAGCGCTGGTGAATGCGCACAACGATACCCTGCATGTGTATGTGAATCATTGGCGCTCGCGTGGGGGCGGACAGGAAATATCGGCCCCATGGCGCATCAGGGCAGCCAGCGCCCTGAGAAGGCATAACGACTCGCTCCTGCAACAAAAACCGAAAGCGCTGATTGTGGTCATGGGCGATTTTAACGACAACCCCACCGATGAGAGCATCGTACAACATCTGCTGGCTTTACCCTCCGACGAGGCCCTGCGCCGGCCCGAGGCCCTGGTCAACCTGGCTTCGGAAGCTTTTGCAGCCGGTCAAGGGACGCTCTACTACGACGGCTGGCACTTTTTCGACCAGATGATAGTGTCGCAACAACTGATGCATGGCAAACGCCTGCGCGTTGAAAGCTTTAGCCCCTTTACCCGTCCGTGGATGCTCTTTACCGACAGCCGGGGCGTACAACGTCCAAACCGCACGCGCTCGGGCTCCAGATATTTCGGCGGCTACAGCGATCACCTGCCGGTTTTGCTAAGGTTAAGTCGTATCAAGTAACAAACTGATCGCTCAGTAATAAACGATATTCTTTACGCCTCCTTTGGGTGAATAGTTTTTTCACGCAGTGATCGCAGAGAATAGCTCGCAAGGATCGCAGAGAAGTACCACAATAATGGATGAGCACTTTAACGTAATACCTTGGATTCTTTGCGTGCTTTGCGGCTCCTTTGCGTGCTTTGCGTGAAAAAACCACCGCCTGTCAGCGACATATAGCGCTGAAGTGCATTGATCAATGTGTAAAAGAACAGGCTGATCAAGATATGACCATTGCCAGCTAGCTGATTGCCAACACAAGGCAGGAAACCGCAAGCAACAATGCCAGAGGCGTGAAAATCAGTTTCTCTATCTTATTTGGCGAACTGATGTTGCCCAGCACATTGAGGGCAAAGAGGCCAGTCATGAACCATAGCAGTAGTTTCAGCCAGAACCCGCCGATGATCATCGGAACGAATTGTGCTGTCTGCAACACCACCCACAGAAAAAACAAATTGGCCAGTAGCGACACCACACCCAGATTGTAGAGCTGTCGCCGGCTGTGAATGCGGCTTCCCCAGACAATTTCCTTTGGGAGCAATCCTGTGAGCACTCCGGTGTGGATAACAGCCGCCACAACCAAAAGCGCCGGGGCCAGATATTTTGCAATGCTTAATAACATCTCCGGTGGAATCGGTTGTTAATTGGTGTCTCCTTTACGGCCTCGTTTGCGCAGCCTGTAAATGCCAACCAGCACAATGGCCAGCAGCACAAATGGCCACAAACCGGCAAACCAGACTAATAATCCCAGGAAAGCATACCAACCGTTCACCGCAGAATTGACCAGCCTGGCAACAAACTGGCTTGCCGGACTGTGGGTCTGATAAAAATCGAGGTTCAGGGTGCTCATGGCCACCTTGTCGTTCAGGTAGCGCAGTCTGCCGGTCATGCTCTCAATTTCGGCACGCACGTTGGCCAGCTCACGTTCTATGGAGAGCATTTCTTCCACTGTACGGGCCTGCTTGAGCAATTCCCTGTAGCGCGTCTCGAGTTCTTTCTTGGTGGCAAGCCTGGCTTCCACATCCACATATTCTTCACCCACATCGCGTTGCGAGATGTTTTTGTTGACCACTCTTTTTGCATGCTGTTCAAGCGCCCTTATCAGCGTATCGAAATTATCTGCCGGCACCCTGATCACCATGTTACGCGAGGTGCGCGTACTTTCGTCGTATGCTCCTTCGGATGAGATGCTGCCGCCTAAAGCCTCGGTTTGTTGCTTCACGAAAGCCGAGGTGAGCTCAATGTTGTGCGTCTCAAGTGTCAGGTAACCTTCTTTGATGATTTTAGGCTCCGGCAGGTCTTTTGTGTTCTCCCCGGCATCCTGAAAGCTTAAGCCTGACATCGGTGTGCTGCTACTGTAATCGTTTGCTCCACCGCAGCTGAGCAGCATGAGCAAGGCGAAAATTGCGGGAATGAGCTGTTTTTTCATGGTTGGAGTTGTTTTTGCCAAATGTATAAAGATTGAGAATTATTCGTCGTTGTTGCAGAGTTTGGCAATAAGCCGCTCAACAGATACAAAGCTGATAGCCTCTGGTAGGTTTTCGGTTCGGGAGGTTTGTTGAGCTGAAACTGCCAGCAAAATCATGTTTTTAGCCGCTTTTCGCTCTGCAATGGCTTGCATGGTTTGTCGGATGTGCGAAGGGCGGCCATCCAGATTGAAAACAACCACCTCGGCAGGCCATGCAAATGCAAGTTGGTAAGCAATTGCCCCATCAGAGGTTTCCGTTTTCAATTTGATTTCCGGACATAATTCGAGCAGGCTGCTGAGGGTTTGCTTGCCGGAGAAGTCAACCAGTAGTATGTTCATCCTTATCGGAAGTTGAAAATCAAAGGAAACAGAAATACCACCACTGCCGTCCAGCCTGCATACAAGGGTAGGAAAATGCCGATACTTTGCCCGGCTTCAGCCAACAACGCGCGATGACGTACAACCTTGAAAATTTTTAACGTGATTAATATTAAATTGCAGAAAATCAGTATATTGCTAACCAAAACCGCAAGTCGGTTTGGCGTGATGCCCCATTCATTGATACGATACAGTATGGCCGACAAAGCAATTCCATTGACAATCAGGGTAAGCACTGCCAGCAAGAGCAGAGCCACCACCTGCCCTTTTTCATCCTTTTGATCGTCGCGGCCCGGGATGGCAAAAAATATCAGTGCCATCACGCCAAGCAGCAAGAGGTTGAAAACCAGTAGGAAATCTCGGTCATGGAAGGGGTCTTTGCCTGAAAAAGGCAATGCAAGCAAATAAATTCCGAGCATGAGCACTACAAGCGGAATAAAGATCCGTGCCACCACAGGAGAAACCTTGCCAACAAGCTGTGGGTTGTTGTGCACCAGCCATGCCCCGGCCAGTGGTATCGAAACAGCACCCCATATGGCAATATATTTTCCGTAAAACTTCTCGATGTTTATGCCTGCTGACCCGAACAAGCCGATGGTAACCACCGATAGTATTCCACCTGCAATAAAAAGTACTGCAGCCATCACAGCCAGGTCGCCGTTGAACCTGAGCCATGCCAGCCGCGTGGCAGTGCTGCGAAACCTATCCTGAGCAAACGAAATTCCGGTGATGAACCAAAGAAACAACACAAGGTGGATGTTGGCCAGATGGAGCGTCTGGCTGCTCTCGTTAGCGGGCAGCATGTTTATATAAACAGCCGACAGCACAAAAATCAGGGCTGAAGCAAGGACAAAAGCTGGCTTAGGTCTGCTTTGGACAAAGAACCATACCGACAGAAAAGGCAAAATGGTAAACGAGATATTTCTGGTAAAATAGAGGTCTTCGGACAGGCCGGCAAATTCCGGAACTTTTGCCACCAGCCACGCCAACAAACTCAGGAAAATCAGCAAAACCCATTCGCTTTGTTTGCCAAAGCTGAGGCTGTTGTCGGGTTTGGTGAGGCGATACCACCAGGCCTGGGCGAGCGGTTTGTCCTGCAGTTGTGGAAATACCTGCCGGAAACTCTGCTCAAACGCTTTGCGGTTCGAACGGTAAAGTTGCTCAAGCTCGGCAGCTTGGTCAATTGCAGACACAATCTGATCTTTCATGGTTTTGGCTATTCTTTGTTTGGCCATCAAACGCTGAGAGTGAGCTGATTATTTCAAATGCGGAAATCTTTGTGAAATATAAACGGGCTTTTTGAGAAAGACTATATCAGACCTAGCCAGCCCTATTTGCCCGTAGTTAACGCACCCCTGCATCAGTCCCATAAACGCATTGCAGCCCAAGCCCGAAGTTTCAGCAAGCGAAAATCAAGTTTTCACACAAAAATTATAAACCCGTCCGGCCCTGCTGAATTCATTGCAAAACATTCACAATCAAACAAATACCCCAAACCATTGACTGCACCTACAACAATGACAACAAAACCAACCCACACCCCTCGCCAGGTCGCCCTCTCGTCAGCTCCTATCATCGCCTCCGAGACACGGCCACGCCAGGTCGCCCCATCGCTGAATTCGCTCATTTCGCCCCGTCTCTAATCTTTGAATCTTTGAATCACTCTATCCTGCAACCCAAAACTCCTGAATCTTACTATCCTCATCAATGGAACGCAGGTGACACTGATCTGGCTGATTTTCGCTGTTTCTATTCTGTGACCATCTGTTCAATCTGCGTCACCTGTGTTCTGTCAACAATGGAACGCTGATCCCGTTTAAGGCCGGGACACGGTGACACTGATCTGGCTGATTTTCGCTGTTTCTAATCTGTGACCATCTGTTCAATCTGCGTCACCTGTGTTCTGTCAACAATGGAACGCTGATCCCGTCTAAGGCCGGAACACGGTGACACTGATCTGGCTGATTTGCGCGGATACAACCACCGACAACCACCGACAACCACAACAACCATGATAACTATGACAACCTCCCGTTACCCGCATCCCGCAACCCGTAACCCGTAACCCATTGAATCTTTGAATCTTTGAATCCCCCAACAATTGCTTCTCCCCATCCTTTTTCGCGGTTAGTGTCGGCCATCAGCCATTTGTCAGAACACACTCACCTTCACGTATCTTTTGGGATTCAGGCGGATGTCTTCGAGCAATTTGCGGAGTTCTTCGGCCGAGCTTTCCAGCTTGCGATAGAGGGTGTCGTTTTGCATAAGCTGACCCATGGTTCCCTGGCCGCTGTTGATGCCTTCCATCAGTTTGTTCAGTTGCGCCAGCGAGCTGTCGGCATGGCGTACGGCCGAGGCAAAGTCGGCTTTGGCGAGCGAATCGCTCAAGGTGGCAAGGTTTTGGATGGTGCGTGTGATCTGGCTGTTGTTTTGCTCAATATTGCGCGAGATCATCTCGATGTTGTAGAGGATGGAGGCAATGCGCGACTGCTGTTGCACCACAAGGTTGTCGATGTTGCCGGTGGCGCTTTCCAGATTCCTTATGGTGCCCGTGATGCTTTGCAGACTTTGGTTAAGGTTTTGCTGCACATTTTCGGAGATGAGCGCCTGTACGATGGTTACCAACGAATCGACCGACGAGATGAGGCTTTCGGCTTTGTTTTTCAGCGGGATCACCTGGGCATTGACTTCTTCCATGAGGCTGGCTTCCACCGCCGATTGTAAAGTGTCGTTGTGATTGGCCATGGAGGCACTGTTGCCGGGGAGGAGTTCGATGGCTTTTGAACCAAGCAGGTCGGAACTGATAATTTTGGCAATTGAGTTGGAGGGTATGGCAACGTCTTCGGTCACAGATAATTCCACGATAAGGCGTCCATTCATGGCGGGATGAAAATATATGCGCTTGACCTGTCCTACCCTGAATCCGCTGATAAGCACCGGGTTGGAGGGGATGAGTCCGGAAACGTTGGTGTATTCCACAAAAAAGATGCGCTCGCGGTTGAAGATGTCGCGTCCTTTCAGGAAGTTGAACCCCCAAAAAAGGACAAACAAGGCCGCAACAAATGATATGCCTACAACGATGAGTTTGATACTTTTCAAGGTCCGGAGGTATTAGGTTGTTAAATGCAGGTCAACTTACGTTACAGATGCAAAGGTAATACAACAGCGTTGCAGGGAGCAATGTTTTGCACTTGTTTCAGGGCGAAGAGGATTTGTGGGCATCGGTTATGGCGATGCGCTGGCCATTGAGAAAGGCCACCACAAAAGCATCCGAATAACCATTCCTGCGCATTCGGTTCTGGTGGTTAACGGCCTCGCGGTAGCTCGTAAAATTGCCTGAGGTGTATTTGTAGAGGCCGTTGTGGAAGTATTTTTCTGCGCTTTCTATGTTTTTGAAACGCTTGTCGCTCAGTGGAATATCCTGTGGGAAGGTGGCAAACTGCACTTTATACACCACGTTGTTATTTTGACTGGTATTCCGGGTAGGGCTTGCCGGGCGTGAGGTTTCGGCCTTCGAAGCCGTGGCGTTCTGGCTGTTGTTTTTGCCTGGTGCAATGCCTGATGCACTTCCAGAGCTGCTTCTGGCCGGTGTGCCGGTGCTGTTGGCTGCGTCACGCGGGCCGGCAGGGAGGGTACCAGCATTTTCGGCTCTTACTGCTTCTTCGCGCATTTCGCGGGTGACGACACTGGTGGCGTTTTCGCGTTCAAATTGTAGTTTGTAGTCGCGAAATGCCCGGTAAATGGCCGAAGCAAGGTAGGTCTTGCCCTCCTCCGACATCATAAAAGCCTCTTCCTCGGGATTGGTGATAAAACCCAGCTCGACAAGTACGCTGGGCATGGTGGTACGGAAGAGCACCAGAAAACCGGCTTGCTGCACGCTTCGGTCTTTGCGGCCAAGCCTTTTGGTAAACTGTTCCTGCACGTTCTGGGCAAAACGAATACTCTGGTTTTTGTTTTCGCTCTGATAAAGCGACAGTGCGATGTAGGCTGCCGTACTGTTGGGGTCGAAATCGCCATACTCCGCGCTATAGTTATCCTCAAGCAGAATGGATGCGTTTTCGAGCTTGGCCACTTCGAGGTTGGCAGCTGTGCGGTGCTCACCCATCACAAAGGTTTCGGCTCCCGAAACTCTGGTGTCCTTTGAAGCATTGCAGTGGATCGAGATGAACAGGTCGGCATCGGCCTGGTTGGCTATGGCCGCCCTGCGATGCAGCTCCACAAATTCGTCCCGGGTTCGGGTATAGATCACCTTGACATCGGGCAGATTCTGCTGGATCAGACGGCCTGTGCTCAGGGCTACGTCGAGCACGATATCCTTTTCTTTAGCTTTCCGGCCTATGGCACCGGGATCACGGCCTCCGTGGCCCGGATCGATGACCACTGTGGTGATCCTGCTGCCCTTTTGTGCCCATGCCGGACAGCCAATAGCTACGAGCATTGCCACAACAAACAGGATGTGCCAACGTTGGATACCGGACATGGGGCTATACCTCATAACAAGCTATATTTGCAGGAGTTTTGTACGCACCACAGCACAAATATACGCATATCAGCCATAGCTGCCTGATTGCATCCAAAAGGGTATCGGCATCCGGCCGGTGCGCATGGCTGGTTTTGTTCATTGTGACTTTTCTTTCTATTTCTGCATCATCAGTCGCCAATCCTTTATCAATCAACGTATTATCCTCGGCTTATCAACAAGCTGCCGATACTGTCCCAACGGATACCCTGGTTGTGGCTGCACCGGTGAAGCAAAAGCTCGAAACCAAAGTTGAACGCACCGCGACCGACAGCATTGTGCAGGACCTGAAAAACCGTATGGTGCACCTCTACGGAAATGCAGTAGTTGTGTATGGCGACATCAAACTCGAGGCGGCATACATCCGTTTCAATTTCGAGACCAATCAGGTGTTTGCCCGCG
This window of the Bacteroidota bacterium genome carries:
- a CDS encoding S9 family peptidase, which translates into the protein MTQAEQQKTILSSTYSSSFAYPYALLVAAMAIIFLSGGIRAQITYQMPPDEIVDLVDAPATPGVMLSPKADRFLVVQYPGLASVDELAAPELRLAGIRINPLTNGASRARFASGLELGDMTGNTPVPVGGLPQNARITNISWSRDGQYIAFVHTTSTGLELWVVEVSTATARRLADGLNGAMGDTYTWLSENKLLFAATLANRGEAPVRPAVATGPVVQENIGRQAAVRTFQDMLRDAFDEAIFEYYASARLMVCDIDGNKHQLGEEGLITSFSPSPDGNYVVLTYLQKPFSYIVPYQRFPQRVVLIDKQGNLVRTLAEVPMADNLPLGFGAVRTGARSHQWRADQPASLYWVEALDGGDPARQTDFRDQVYFLSAPFEGEAYKAFALKWRFGGIIWGHDTLALVNEMWPRTRLVRLMTFNPSQPTRQPRLIWERSSEDRYNNPGRPQTIQGPFGQQVLMLDKSGGKMFLFGQGASPEGDRPFVDQYDLRTGQSQRLWQSRPPWYENPVAIVNPSRGSLIIRRESNEVQPNFYLTELKSRRLRQLTSFSDPMPQLKRLNKQMIHYQRADGVPLSGMLYLPPDFKPGSDKPLPAILWAYPQEFKSGDAAGQVSGSPYTYTRIGATSVVMLATQGYAVLDNASFPIVGEGDKEPNDTFVEQLVANAEAAINKLVEMGVADRDRIAVSGHSYGAFMTANLLTHSNLFAAGIARSGAYNRTLTPFGFQGEERTYWQAMETYHKMSPFMFADKMKTPLLLIHGADDNNSGTFPIQSERYYDALRGHGATVRLVMLPHESHGYAARESVLHMHWEWLQWLDTYVKNRTKSTP
- the era gene encoding GTPase Era — translated: MSHKAGYVNIIGNPNVGKSTLMNMLVGEKLSIITSKAQTTRHRILGIVNDDDYQIVFSDTPGIIHKPAYKMHEVMNSFVNTALIDADIILFVVDVTEKTDHSQTIKRISDTGVKVIVALNKVDLITQEQVQQLIAHWQQLMPGAIVVPVAAAHGYNIETIRQHILELLPESPPYFPKDELTDKSMRFFVSEIIREKVLLNYKQEIPYAVEVAVESYEESESLIRIKAFLFVARESQKAIIIGKGGEAIKKVGIQARQDIEAFVGKKVFLELSVKVVKDWRDNEKILKRFGYEPNM
- the der gene encoding ribosome biogenesis GTPase Der, which gives rise to MSIVAIVGRPNVGKSTLFNRLVQSRRAIVEETAGVTRDRHYGSSDWNGRNFSVIDTGGYVHGSDDIFEAEIRKQVQLAIDEADLILFVVDAITGIHPLDEDVATMLRKTTKPVMLVVNKSDNSARLNDAQEFYALGLGEIFPVSAINGSGTGELLDKLVEMLPPGEPEDLSEIPRITVAGRPNVGKSSLVNTLLGTERNIVTPIAGTTRDAIDTRVKQFGMDFILVDTAGIRRKTKVSENIEFYSVMRSIRAIESSDVVILMIDATAGLEAQDLNILRLVVKNRKGLVLVANKWDLVEKESNTLKQYENQIRERLAPFTDVPVVFTSVIEKQRVLKALQEAMRVYENRKRRIPTSELNDAMLPVIEAAPPPATGRGQYIKIKYVTQLKTPTPQFAFFCNYPSEVKESYKRFIENKLREKWDFCGVPLEIYFREK
- a CDS encoding RNA-binding S4 domain-containing protein, which translates into the protein MNDDVRIDKWLWVVRLFKTRTQAGEACRGGKVKIGGQSVKPSREIKVGDIIELQWNHINRKVQVKQLGTNRVGAALVENFMTDLTPKEEYERLELMRQFKAEHRPRGTGRPTKKERRIIDRIKDTES
- a CDS encoding endonuclease/exonuclease/phosphatase family protein; its protein translation is MNRAIVALLFVLATLELSCQTHKRLRKTDVHTVAFYNVENLFDTIDDLHTRDEEFLPAARVAWNTQRYMRKLNNIAQVIASMDTLDFPHILGLAEVENKNVLNDLVAQPHLAKAGYQIIHEDDDDPRGIEVALLYRGSYFKPVSHQAIEFQDSVPERHILYAALVNAHNDTLHVYVNHWRSRGGGQEISAPWRIRAASALRRHNDSLLQQKPKALIVVMGDFNDNPTDESIVQHLLALPSDEALRRPEALVNLASEAFAAGQGTLYYDGWHFFDQMIVSQQLMHGKRLRVESFSPFTRPWMLFTDSRGVQRPNRTRSGSRYFGGYSDHLPVLLRLSRIK
- a CDS encoding DUF4349 domain-containing protein — its product is MKKQLIPAIFALLMLLSCGGANDYSSSTPMSGLSFQDAGENTKDLPEPKIIKEGYLTLETHNIELTSAFVKQQTEALGGSISSEGAYDESTRTSRNMVIRVPADNFDTLIRALEQHAKRVVNKNISQRDVGEEYVDVEARLATKKELETRYRELLKQARTVEEMLSIERELANVRAEIESMTGRLRYLNDKVAMSTLNLDFYQTHSPASQFVARLVNSAVNGWYAFLGLLVWFAGLWPFVLLAIVLVGIYRLRKRGRKGDTN
- a CDS encoding DUF4153 domain-containing protein — translated: MKDQIVSAIDQAAELEQLYRSNRKAFEQSFRQVFPQLQDKPLAQAWWYRLTKPDNSLSFGKQSEWVLLIFLSLLAWLVAKVPEFAGLSEDLYFTRNISFTILPFLSVWFFVQSRPKPAFVLASALIFVLSAVYINMLPANESSQTLHLANIHLVLFLWFITGISFAQDRFRSTATRLAWLRFNGDLAVMAAVLFIAGGILSVVTIGLFGSAGINIEKFYGKYIAIWGAVSIPLAGAWLVHNNPQLVGKVSPVVARIFIPLVVLMLGIYLLALPFSGKDPFHDRDFLLVFNLLLLGVMALIFFAIPGRDDQKDEKGQVVALLLLAVLTLIVNGIALSAILYRINEWGITPNRLAVLVSNILIFCNLILITLKIFKVVRHRALLAEAGQSIGIFLPLYAGWTAVVVFLFPLIFNFR